From Achromobacter spanius, a single genomic window includes:
- the icmH gene encoding type IVB secretion system protein IcmH/DotU: MSQTIMVGNDRIDNPSKGSALPDVPDDFMRAPRDPIVHDPESVLYDGVFRINADEDLQFQLRGHSINPLVDIAQPLFGLVIRVRRMIELPQEEVSRLYENVRDHITALSEEVRQLGYDGATQLSFRYALCAFIDEAVMATPWGVGSRWKGRSLLSYHHNETWGGEKFFTVLARMQMDAAKYRDALEFKYLCLCLGYQGKYGQQHNNKDTLNAIITRLHEQLRQLRGDAPERLVDAPANIARLRRKLHRQWPLWTPWAVAAAVIAGAYLYFSLKLGAATQMVLDSLESILKQ; this comes from the coding sequence ATGAGCCAAACCATAATGGTCGGCAACGACCGTATCGACAATCCTTCCAAGGGTTCCGCCCTGCCCGACGTGCCCGACGATTTCATGCGCGCGCCGCGTGATCCCATCGTTCATGACCCCGAAAGTGTCCTGTACGACGGCGTCTTTCGCATCAATGCGGACGAGGACCTGCAATTTCAATTGCGTGGCCATAGCATCAACCCGCTGGTGGACATCGCCCAGCCGCTCTTCGGTCTGGTGATTCGCGTACGCCGCATGATCGAGCTGCCGCAAGAAGAGGTCAGCCGCCTCTATGAGAACGTCCGGGACCATATCACCGCGCTGTCCGAAGAGGTCCGGCAGCTCGGCTACGACGGGGCGACGCAGCTGTCATTCCGCTATGCCTTGTGCGCCTTCATCGACGAGGCAGTAATGGCCACGCCTTGGGGGGTGGGATCGCGCTGGAAGGGCCGGTCACTGCTCAGCTACCACCACAACGAAACCTGGGGCGGAGAAAAGTTCTTCACGGTGCTGGCCCGAATGCAGATGGATGCGGCCAAGTACCGCGACGCGCTCGAGTTCAAGTATCTGTGCCTGTGCCTGGGTTACCAGGGCAAGTATGGCCAGCAGCACAACAACAAGGACACGCTCAACGCCATCATCACCCGACTGCATGAGCAGCTGCGCCAACTTCGGGGCGACGCGCCCGAGCGGCTGGTGGACGCGCCCGCGAACATCGCCAGACTTCGCCGAAAGCTTCACCGCCAATGGCCGCTATGGACGCCGTGGGCGGTGGCCGCGGCCGTTATTGCCGGCGCCTATCTGTACTTCTCCCTGAAACTCGGCGCCGCCACGCAGATGGTGCTGGATTCGCTAGAGAGCATCCTCAAGCAGTGA
- a CDS encoding T6SS effector BTH_I2691 family protein, with protein sequence MAKTTVGSATSAPACSARIPILPIRYAVVPNADGSSPYRYAASGFKLEAAFPRLQLSSYTLRAIRPGYVYVFMKGSKREKLVIHEYDGEGHYQELTYTGLENYDRRDKYKAGARMGWVWADTCPTTAAEVWIGYSPHLWTNDMTTKISADTAMRRRHMRPLNMAELTSGDKSPSGQHHVLPADALTRWVEDFKPRHERLPLEWSSHASKDDLPISRFLAQRNHYRFTQSRVPAVVVLNDAEGLCQDLSLSVAAYQHQTRDLMPSERVHPATNMDHPEYDARGFPEAFSRDVEVLSAKSQSYHHRNLTALLLEKTLRTMYPGDKHAPEQVAKSRYEHQQKQVGHHRRLTPSEMAFEVLTNEHVSPDGSRLGKRIDKAKYRRFLAERDEVKSRLGHLHVIVAKASEDHDHWLATAEAAYENDPNSLAAPLTAYDRNNRISAIGLEVSLSMLIHPMSQSLPGTEDDDPRFMRLNAWLDKHDSPIYTALAPFNPFKEKADAVGSLLGAADYIIEDLAGRFPATAGVTDLTAQTVTTVVLKRMRGKTRWDASRTLRQRVLAAAEEANASKAMGLIGARYRITDEVVRTDAFSREVDNLIKSGMAKVEEIKKVRVHGSRKVTIEETLTQRVKPKLASILTTTGGGALNVGMLWFNIVNLKSAYDNMLSDPSFEYVTGFASAIFGAAGAAAAVLVSARAAHKVIMLRVSTAGPGMAFGNGFIRVIGSNLFSRWVGYPAILTSFASDIAKAGRQAQNGDETAAGYTVAGGFMVLLGSVALLEGSLAIAAPTMVIPFAGLAAAAVALLGAAVVAGGVAFHAAARERKHEPIELWAARSVFGTLENDGEFRDDIIPNKDKELPPYSDVEAEIKAWYATYFAPALLDKQQAQTLGILGADSRWLDNTSWWGALPAKGLPASGVAEFTVFLREYVMGQSDWSYELRIPGPPKQVVPGATTTRIYQVPGGLVINLVKEIVGHSGLALEVKFVPNHGLDESAVASAQFFLKR encoded by the coding sequence ATGGCTAAGACTACTGTCGGCAGCGCAACGTCAGCTCCGGCGTGCAGCGCACGCATTCCGATCCTTCCCATACGATATGCGGTTGTCCCGAACGCGGACGGCTCTTCCCCGTACCGGTATGCCGCGTCCGGCTTCAAGCTCGAAGCGGCCTTCCCGCGCCTGCAATTGTCTTCGTATACCTTGCGCGCCATTCGCCCGGGATACGTCTATGTCTTCATGAAGGGTTCCAAGCGCGAAAAGCTCGTCATCCACGAGTACGACGGTGAAGGTCACTATCAGGAACTGACATACACCGGACTGGAGAACTACGACAGGAGGGACAAGTACAAGGCGGGCGCGCGCATGGGGTGGGTGTGGGCAGACACCTGCCCCACGACTGCCGCAGAGGTGTGGATCGGCTATAGCCCGCACCTCTGGACCAATGACATGACGACAAAGATTTCCGCAGATACTGCGATGCGGCGGCGTCATATGCGGCCGCTGAACATGGCCGAACTGACCTCGGGTGACAAATCGCCCTCCGGCCAGCACCATGTGCTGCCGGCGGATGCATTGACCCGGTGGGTCGAGGACTTCAAACCACGCCACGAGCGTTTGCCGCTCGAATGGAGCAGCCATGCCAGCAAGGATGATCTGCCCATCAGCAGGTTTCTGGCCCAACGAAATCACTATCGGTTTACGCAATCGCGGGTGCCCGCAGTCGTGGTGCTCAATGACGCAGAGGGACTATGTCAGGACCTCAGCCTGTCCGTCGCCGCGTATCAGCATCAGACACGCGACCTGATGCCCTCCGAACGGGTCCATCCGGCCACCAACATGGACCACCCAGAGTACGACGCGAGGGGGTTTCCGGAGGCATTTAGCCGGGACGTGGAGGTCTTGAGTGCCAAGAGCCAGAGCTACCATCACCGAAACCTGACGGCTTTGCTACTTGAAAAGACCTTGCGCACCATGTACCCGGGCGACAAGCATGCGCCAGAGCAGGTGGCAAAGTCGCGCTATGAGCATCAGCAAAAGCAGGTCGGCCACCACCGGCGCCTTACTCCCTCCGAGATGGCATTCGAAGTGCTTACGAACGAGCATGTTTCGCCCGACGGCAGCCGTCTAGGAAAGCGAATCGACAAGGCCAAATATCGCCGATTCCTGGCCGAGCGCGACGAGGTGAAGAGCCGACTGGGACATCTCCACGTCATCGTGGCCAAGGCCAGCGAAGATCACGATCATTGGCTTGCCACTGCGGAAGCCGCATACGAGAACGATCCGAACAGCCTCGCGGCGCCCCTGACCGCTTACGATCGCAACAACCGAATATCAGCGATAGGGCTGGAAGTGTCCCTGTCCATGCTGATTCATCCCATGAGCCAATCGTTGCCCGGCACCGAGGACGACGATCCTCGCTTTATGCGGTTGAATGCGTGGCTCGACAAGCATGACAGCCCGATCTATACGGCGTTGGCGCCATTCAACCCCTTCAAGGAAAAAGCCGATGCGGTAGGGTCCTTGCTGGGCGCCGCGGATTACATCATTGAGGATCTGGCGGGACGATTTCCAGCCACGGCCGGCGTCACGGACCTGACAGCACAAACGGTGACCACCGTGGTGCTCAAACGCATGCGCGGAAAAACCCGCTGGGATGCCAGCCGCACCCTGCGGCAACGGGTACTCGCCGCCGCTGAGGAGGCGAATGCAAGCAAGGCCATGGGCTTGATTGGCGCTCGCTACCGCATCACCGACGAGGTGGTACGCACGGATGCCTTCAGCAGAGAAGTCGACAACCTCATCAAGTCTGGCATGGCGAAGGTCGAGGAGATAAAGAAGGTTCGCGTCCACGGTAGCCGCAAGGTGACCATTGAGGAGACGTTGACCCAACGAGTGAAACCGAAATTGGCATCGATCCTCACCACCACCGGCGGGGGAGCGTTGAACGTCGGCATGCTCTGGTTCAACATCGTGAACCTGAAGTCTGCCTATGACAACATGCTGAGCGACCCGTCCTTCGAGTATGTGACTGGTTTCGCTTCCGCGATTTTTGGCGCGGCGGGCGCCGCTGCGGCGGTGCTGGTCAGCGCGCGGGCCGCTCATAAAGTCATCATGCTTCGCGTCAGCACAGCGGGGCCGGGGATGGCATTTGGCAATGGTTTTATACGAGTAATTGGAAGCAACTTGTTTAGCCGGTGGGTGGGCTATCCAGCGATTTTGACGAGCTTCGCTTCCGATATCGCGAAAGCTGGCCGACAAGCACAAAACGGCGATGAGACCGCCGCCGGCTACACAGTTGCCGGAGGATTCATGGTTCTCCTCGGTAGCGTGGCGCTGTTGGAAGGCTCTCTCGCCATTGCGGCGCCGACGATGGTAATTCCATTCGCAGGCCTTGCAGCCGCAGCCGTGGCTTTACTTGGAGCAGCAGTTGTCGCCGGCGGCGTCGCGTTTCACGCGGCAGCCAGAGAACGCAAGCACGAACCCATCGAATTGTGGGCCGCTCGTAGCGTGTTCGGAACCCTCGAGAATGACGGCGAATTTCGCGATGACATCATACCGAACAAGGATAAAGAACTACCGCCATATTCCGACGTGGAAGCAGAAATTAAGGCTTGGTACGCCACCTATTTCGCGCCAGCATTGTTGGACAAGCAGCAAGCTCAAACGCTAGGCATCCTGGGCGCCGACAGTCGCTGGCTGGACAATACCTCTTGGTGGGGGGCTTTACCCGCGAAAGGCTTACCGGCTTCTGGCGTCGCCGAATTTACGGTCTTCCTGCGGGAATATGTCATGGGACAAAGCGACTGGTCGTACGAATTGAGGATCCCAGGCCCCCCAAAACAAGTTGTTCCTGGCGCGACCACAACAAGGATTTATCAAGTTCCCGGAGGGCTGGTCATAAACCTAGTCAAAGAGATAGTGGGGCACTCCGGCCTCGCCTTAGAGGTCAAGTTTGTTCCAAACCACGGACTCGATGAAAGTGCCGTGGCCTCTGCTCAATTTTTTCTGAAGCGCTAG
- a CDS encoding DUF6708 domain-containing protein produces MNVSWQFSPEAATGIAPAVHDQVFNVTDEVLSLRNPWVVDSVFSGKLYTSMNLLMVGYLGWMLMEQTSYGVFFWTLVACTLGFILLSLLLSGYRIFCIKRLSNFYFNRRLKKVYYRRNKTLIEFDWEQTQGGVFARTEFGGRSFSTSYALAFGPRPAADQEKDRIVLWVDSNNSSDPDPRYVAQVWEYIRQFMDEGPDRLPPPGESNWWYAPLHRICMTPAEAWRHYAPWRTGEPGELQGKKNWLLPMWLVFFPYNLFSALCWYAVCRVFNVRGASLPPEALGR; encoded by the coding sequence ATGAATGTAAGTTGGCAGTTTTCTCCCGAAGCCGCGACAGGCATCGCGCCGGCTGTTCACGATCAGGTTTTCAATGTCACCGACGAAGTGTTGTCATTGAGAAATCCCTGGGTCGTCGATTCAGTATTTTCAGGAAAGCTGTACACATCAATGAACCTGTTGATGGTCGGCTATCTGGGTTGGATGTTGATGGAACAAACTAGCTACGGCGTTTTCTTTTGGACTTTAGTCGCCTGCACCCTTGGCTTCATTCTTCTTTCTCTCCTTCTCTCCGGGTATCGAATTTTCTGCATCAAGCGCTTGTCGAACTTCTATTTCAATAGAAGGTTGAAAAAGGTCTACTATCGGCGCAACAAGACGCTTATTGAGTTTGATTGGGAGCAGACGCAGGGCGGTGTTTTTGCACGTACAGAGTTCGGCGGCCGCTCGTTCAGTACAAGCTACGCTCTCGCGTTCGGCCCTCGACCTGCAGCCGATCAAGAAAAAGACCGCATCGTCCTCTGGGTCGACAGTAACAACAGCAGCGACCCAGACCCCAGATACGTCGCGCAGGTGTGGGAGTACATCCGGCAGTTCATGGATGAAGGCCCCGACAGGTTGCCCCCGCCAGGGGAGTCCAACTGGTGGTATGCCCCGCTTCACCGTATCTGCATGACCCCAGCCGAAGCCTGGCGTCACTACGCGCCTTGGCGCACGGGCGAACCGGGCGAGCTGCAAGGCAAGAAGAACTGGCTGTTGCCCATGTGGCTCGTGTTCTTTCCCTACAACCTGTTCTCCGCGTTGTGCTGGTACGCGGTGTGCCGAGTCTTCAACGTGCGCGGTGCGTCGCTACCGCCGGAAGCGCTTGGGCGCTAG
- a CDS encoding type VI secretion system Vgr family protein has translation MPTQSDLRFTFTIGDESFEVIEFTLQEGLSEAFLLDVELASANPAIDFGAVLDRAALLTIWHADTPVRYVHGAVSAFAQRDTGFRRSRYSAIVEPRLARLKLSSDWRIFQSQSVPQIAEAVLKAHGLTQDYEQRSTTEHQARAYCVQAGDTDYHFVERIMREEGFFYSFRHTAEGHHLVHSDRLFIHGRVGDEPVQYNPIPGGDQPQPALRRFSYTENVRTARQTQRDYTFHHPRYTHQHSRDGRDLEHQGRRYERYDYPARAKFDEAGRPFAENRLRGHRRDARVAVVQGDDPRLQPGISFTLAGHPRDDLNRGWRPVHIVHRGIQHTSQAEESAQAQLGTHYSYEAELVPDDAEWRAEPLPRPRIDGPQNAMVVGPPNEEIYTDEYGRVKVQFPWDRLGNEDEYSSCWIRVSQNIAGATWGHMAIPRIGQEVIVSYFDGDPDQPVITGRVYNRLQLPPYELPRHKTRMTIKSKTHKGEGYNELRFEDEKDQEEIYVHAQKDQNIHVNNDETTFVGHDRSEQVENDETITIGHDRKETVGNDEQVNIGQDRRHDIGRDDFLTVGRNHTIYTTKDRTEEVGNNRRDKTVANHWVSIGGHQELTVEGHSELQAGQAIRQRTKVYEVQAAESLILKGPGGTIRIDGSGITLDGVAILIKGPMSQKGGGGGNPFSIQGRPATGKPIDRLCGRRPDGTCPLSDCRCLGGLAR, from the coding sequence ATGCCCACGCAATCCGATCTGCGCTTCACGTTTACCATCGGCGACGAGTCCTTCGAAGTCATCGAATTCACGCTGCAGGAAGGGTTGTCGGAAGCCTTCCTGCTGGACGTGGAGCTGGCCAGTGCCAACCCCGCCATCGATTTCGGCGCAGTGCTGGACCGCGCCGCACTGCTCACCATCTGGCACGCCGACACCCCGGTGCGGTACGTGCACGGCGCGGTCTCCGCTTTCGCTCAGCGCGACACGGGCTTTCGCAGGTCACGCTACTCCGCAATCGTGGAGCCGCGTCTGGCGCGACTGAAGCTCAGTTCCGACTGGCGCATCTTCCAGTCGCAAAGCGTCCCGCAGATCGCCGAAGCGGTGCTCAAGGCGCATGGCCTTACCCAGGATTACGAGCAGCGCAGCACCACCGAACACCAGGCGCGCGCATACTGCGTGCAGGCCGGCGACACCGACTATCACTTCGTCGAGCGCATCATGCGCGAGGAAGGCTTCTTCTATTCCTTCCGCCATACCGCCGAGGGCCATCACCTGGTCCACAGCGACCGCCTGTTCATCCATGGCCGCGTCGGCGATGAGCCGGTGCAGTACAACCCGATCCCCGGTGGTGACCAGCCGCAGCCGGCGCTGCGCCGTTTCTCGTACACCGAGAACGTGCGCACTGCGCGCCAGACCCAGCGCGACTACACCTTTCACCATCCGCGCTACACCCACCAGCACAGCCGAGATGGCCGAGATCTGGAGCATCAAGGCCGCCGTTACGAACGCTATGACTACCCTGCTCGGGCCAAGTTTGACGAAGCCGGCAGACCTTTCGCTGAGAACCGCCTGCGCGGCCATCGCCGCGATGCGCGCGTCGCTGTTGTTCAAGGTGATGACCCGCGGCTGCAACCGGGCATTTCATTCACCCTCGCCGGTCATCCGCGCGACGACCTGAACCGCGGCTGGCGTCCGGTGCACATTGTCCACCGCGGCATCCAGCACACAAGTCAGGCCGAGGAAAGTGCACAGGCCCAGCTGGGAACACACTACAGCTACGAAGCCGAACTGGTCCCGGACGACGCCGAGTGGCGCGCGGAACCGCTGCCTAGGCCCCGCATCGACGGCCCGCAGAACGCCATGGTGGTCGGCCCGCCCAATGAAGAGATCTATACCGACGAGTATGGCCGAGTGAAGGTCCAGTTCCCCTGGGACCGGCTCGGCAACGAGGACGAATACAGCTCATGCTGGATTCGCGTCTCGCAGAACATCGCCGGCGCCACCTGGGGCCACATGGCCATCCCGCGCATCGGTCAGGAAGTCATCGTCTCTTACTTTGACGGCGACCCCGACCAGCCCGTGATCACCGGCCGCGTCTACAACCGCCTGCAATTGCCGCCCTACGAACTGCCGCGTCACAAGACGCGGATGACGATCAAAAGCAAGACCCACAAAGGCGAGGGATACAACGAACTGCGCTTCGAGGACGAGAAGGACCAGGAAGAAATCTACGTCCACGCGCAGAAGGACCAGAACATCCACGTCAACAACGACGAAACCACCTTTGTGGGGCACGACCGCAGCGAGCAGGTCGAGAACGATGAAACCATCACGATCGGCCACGACCGCAAGGAGACCGTGGGCAACGACGAACAGGTCAACATCGGCCAGGACCGGCGGCACGACATCGGACGGGATGATTTTTTGACCGTGGGGCGCAATCACACGATCTACACCACCAAGGACCGCACCGAGGAAGTGGGCAATAACCGCCGCGACAAGACCGTGGCGAATCATTGGGTGAGTATTGGCGGGCATCAGGAACTCACCGTCGAAGGGCATTCGGAACTGCAGGCGGGACAGGCGATCCGGCAGCGCACGAAGGTTTATGAGGTGCAGGCGGCGGAGAGTCTGATACTGAAGGGGCCGGGGGGAACGATACGGATTGACGGGTCGGGGATAACGCTTGATGGGGTCGCTATTTTGATCAAGGGGCCGATGAGTCAGAAGGGGGGTGGCGGTGGTAACCCGTTTTCGATCCAGGGTAGACCCGCAACCGGAAAACCCATTGATCGCCTGTGCGGTCGCCGTCCCGACGGTACATGCCCCTTATCCGACTGCCGCTGCCTGGGAGGGCTTGCGCGATGA
- the tssK gene encoding type VI secretion system baseplate subunit TssK, translating into MTSRNPVVWGEGQFVKPQHFQQTDRYLEHYVNVRMGSRYCYGFSELELNQEFLSFGKIAIVRARGIMPDGTAFNIPHDQPPPEPLSILDATAANQTVYLTLPLRSDGISEVRWPDTLGNARYIHRTEDIRDTHSHQGNHTPIALAVPNLQLALNRDDRSAFTGLALSRILDRRPDGSLLLDSDFHITGMYLQAIRPLAHFMEEIAALMHERAKSIAHRIGSPGQSGVADITDFNLLQALNRWQHLFRHLARDPDVRPVDAYLACGQACGELTTFTDEGRLPQDYPAYQHDSPQTSFRMLKETLRRVLSTVLQPRAVSLPLDMQGHGVYTAQIHDPSLLQSADFILAVRARMPLEQMRQQFVRQAKVASHQLLQELIRLQLPGVPLMTLPVAPRHLPFHAGFTYFQLDRSHPHWQRLMPQGSTGFGFHITGDFPELELQFWAIRSQ; encoded by the coding sequence ATGACCAGCCGCAATCCCGTCGTTTGGGGCGAAGGGCAGTTCGTCAAACCCCAGCATTTCCAGCAGACCGACCGGTACCTTGAACACTACGTCAACGTGCGCATGGGCAGCCGATATTGCTACGGCTTTTCCGAGCTGGAGCTGAATCAGGAGTTCCTGTCGTTCGGCAAGATCGCCATCGTGCGGGCCCGCGGCATCATGCCCGACGGCACCGCCTTCAACATCCCGCACGACCAGCCCCCGCCCGAGCCGTTGTCGATTCTGGATGCGACCGCCGCCAACCAGACGGTCTACCTGACCCTGCCGCTACGTTCGGACGGCATATCCGAGGTCCGCTGGCCCGATACGCTGGGCAACGCCCGCTACATCCATCGCACGGAAGACATCCGCGACACCCATAGCCATCAGGGCAATCACACGCCCATCGCCCTGGCCGTGCCCAACCTGCAACTGGCGCTGAACCGCGACGATCGCAGCGCCTTCACCGGCTTGGCGCTGAGCCGCATTCTCGACCGCCGTCCCGATGGCAGCCTGCTGCTGGACAGCGACTTTCACATCACGGGCATGTATTTGCAGGCCATCCGGCCGCTGGCGCATTTCATGGAAGAGATCGCCGCGCTGATGCACGAGCGCGCGAAAAGCATCGCGCACCGGATCGGGTCTCCGGGCCAGTCCGGGGTCGCGGATATCACCGACTTCAACCTGCTGCAGGCGCTGAACCGCTGGCAGCATCTGTTCCGACACCTGGCCCGCGACCCGGACGTTCGTCCGGTCGATGCATATCTGGCCTGCGGCCAGGCGTGCGGTGAGCTGACCACCTTCACCGACGAGGGCCGGCTGCCGCAGGACTACCCCGCGTATCAGCACGACTCGCCGCAGACCTCGTTCCGTATGCTGAAGGAGACCCTGCGCCGGGTCCTCAGCACCGTGCTGCAGCCACGCGCCGTGTCGCTGCCGCTGGACATGCAGGGTCACGGCGTCTACACCGCGCAAATCCACGACCCCAGCCTGCTGCAGAGCGCCGACTTCATCCTGGCGGTCCGCGCGCGCATGCCGCTGGAGCAGATGCGGCAACAGTTCGTGCGCCAGGCCAAGGTGGCGTCGCATCAGCTGCTGCAGGAGCTGATCCGCCTGCAATTGCCCGGGGTTCCGTTGATGACGTTGCCCGTCGCGCCGCGCCATCTGCCGTTCCATGCCGGCTTCACCTACTTCCAGCTCGACCGGTCGCATCCCCATTGGCAGCGTCTGATGCCTCAAGGATCAACTGGCTTCGGCTTCCACATTACCGGCGACTTCCCGGAGCTGGAGCTGCAGTTCTGGGCCATTCGGAGTCAATGA
- a CDS encoding DUF4123 domain-containing protein: MTLPKAPPWITSLGKDIAEDALPRAPFRYLLLMTVPLQNWAYRPVPQEGEYRPAYAPGALDMVKEFDPLPWHAWVWQGTSLDEQFDRGPLLVDATNQPGLMNQALTHWAPAGGAIVIGSAADLGDLSAHLRGLVQLDLPSEGEATLNVQPHHLAAWLEALDNDQRDAWLGPISALLWRASWGPVHDWRRVDREVSGYVGGKTGVLMLRPHELERFDANTREHFVLSRIYDVHSMPDHSGRSIDEIRRWVEQLLQLADRLNFHDEVVAAQYISVLAHDPWLLQSDEARGILNDLTESPQARLRQLESLVRTRESTHG, from the coding sequence ATGACGCTTCCCAAAGCTCCGCCCTGGATCACGTCACTGGGCAAGGACATCGCAGAGGACGCGCTTCCTCGCGCGCCATTTCGTTATCTGTTGCTGATGACGGTGCCATTACAAAACTGGGCCTACCGCCCTGTCCCGCAAGAGGGCGAATATCGCCCGGCGTATGCGCCGGGAGCACTGGATATGGTGAAGGAGTTCGATCCCCTGCCCTGGCATGCCTGGGTCTGGCAAGGCACGTCACTGGATGAACAGTTTGACCGTGGCCCGCTGCTGGTTGACGCAACGAACCAGCCTGGGCTGATGAATCAGGCGCTCACACACTGGGCGCCCGCGGGCGGCGCGATTGTCATCGGTTCGGCGGCCGATCTCGGCGATCTGTCGGCACACCTCAGGGGTCTGGTGCAACTTGACCTGCCTTCTGAGGGCGAAGCCACCCTCAACGTCCAGCCGCATCACCTTGCCGCCTGGCTGGAGGCGTTGGACAACGACCAGCGGGATGCGTGGCTCGGCCCGATCAGCGCCTTGCTTTGGCGCGCCAGTTGGGGTCCAGTTCACGACTGGCGCCGCGTGGACCGCGAGGTCTCCGGATATGTTGGCGGTAAGACGGGTGTGCTGATGCTGCGCCCTCACGAACTTGAACGCTTCGACGCCAACACAAGAGAGCACTTCGTGCTTAGCCGCATCTACGACGTGCATTCGATGCCGGATCACAGCGGCCGCAGCATCGACGAGATTCGCCGCTGGGTAGAGCAGCTTCTTCAGTTGGCCGACCGCCTGAATTTTCACGATGAAGTCGTCGCAGCCCAATACATCAGCGTACTCGCTCATGATCCATGGCTGCTTCAGAGCGATGAGGCGCGCGGCATTCTCAACGACTTGACTGAGTCTCCGCAGGCGCGCCTGCGTCAGTTGGAATCGCTGGTACGCACACGGGAATCAACCCATGGCTAA
- a CDS encoding LysR family transcriptional regulator translates to MDWTHRLRLRNLKMLLSLAQTRNISHSAAMLNTTQPGLSKWLKDLEDDIGLPLFERHARGLRPTPHGDVLIAHAQRVESQLDRASADMAALREGGGGRVVIGASGASASDTVPLAVMKLLERMPQARVKLVEGTTDRLLAQLAQGDLDIVVGRSAPEHHDPAIRFEALYLEPIHLVARPRHPLFAVEQPSWQDLLSYRWILWPKGTPIRNAVDAALAAAGQAPPPDHIESNSVTVNLTLINNSDMIGVASHRAALRFSQMRAMRIIPVRLSGFGSVAMYWREDAFRPVAVEEAMAALRNTVAEHAPGVTRL, encoded by the coding sequence ATGGACTGGACCCACCGCCTGCGGCTGCGCAATCTCAAGATGCTGCTCAGCCTGGCCCAGACCCGCAACATCAGCCACTCGGCCGCCATGCTCAATACGACGCAGCCGGGCCTGTCGAAGTGGCTGAAGGATCTGGAAGACGATATTGGATTGCCGCTCTTCGAGCGCCACGCGCGCGGCCTGCGCCCCACGCCGCACGGCGACGTGCTGATCGCGCACGCGCAGCGCGTGGAATCGCAACTGGATCGCGCCAGTGCGGACATGGCAGCGCTGCGCGAGGGCGGCGGCGGACGCGTCGTGATCGGCGCATCGGGCGCGTCCGCGTCCGACACGGTGCCGCTGGCGGTCATGAAGCTGCTTGAGCGCATGCCGCAGGCGCGCGTCAAGCTGGTGGAGGGCACGACAGATCGCCTGCTGGCCCAACTGGCGCAAGGGGATCTGGACATCGTCGTGGGGCGCTCGGCGCCCGAGCATCACGATCCGGCCATCCGCTTCGAGGCGCTTTATCTGGAACCCATCCATCTCGTGGCGCGGCCCCGCCATCCGCTGTTCGCGGTGGAGCAGCCAAGCTGGCAGGACCTGCTCTCCTACCGCTGGATCCTGTGGCCTAAAGGCACGCCCATCCGCAACGCCGTAGACGCCGCACTCGCCGCGGCAGGACAGGCGCCGCCGCCGGACCATATCGAGTCGAACTCGGTGACGGTCAACCTGACCCTCATCAACAACAGCGACATGATCGGCGTCGCATCGCACCGCGCCGCGCTGCGGTTTTCGCAGATGCGCGCAATGCGCATCATCCCCGTACGTCTGTCAGGGTTCGGCTCGGTGGCGATGTACTGGCGTGAAGATGCATTCCGGCCGGTCGCGGTCGAGGAAGCGATGGCGGCACTACGAAACACGGTGGCCGAGCATGCGCCGGGAGTAACCCGGCTATGA